The following are encoded together in the Choloepus didactylus isolate mChoDid1 chromosome 7, mChoDid1.pri, whole genome shotgun sequence genome:
- the PLAGL1 gene encoding zinc finger protein PLAGL1 produces the protein MATFPCRLCGQAFLTLEKLTVHTYSHARERPYQCLQPDCGKAFVSRYKLMRHMATHSPQKSHQCAHCEKTFNRKDHLKNHLQTHDPNKMAFGCAQCGKKYHTALGYKRHLALHAASAGDLTCGVCARELGTPEGLLHHLKAHAEEKARGGAAKERKHRCDHCERRFHTRKDVRRHLVVHTGCKDFLCQFCAQRFGRKDHLMRHTKKTHSQELLREGALQGPPLATGPAAGPLLPQGAPVPPGPLLPEPLAPQPAPGPPPPAFQSPKYEAGSTSFSPLAGPPPKADAKGFGAIGLLEELPLQEAPPPPKLIPGFELAKGGAGKGAVPKEHPVDAVNVNVNLPLPATLDLSPLLGFWQLPPPAGPAAFGASALPLGPAEPLPHRLGCLGQPEPPLALGAMGLGQLPLAPLPPVFPTGPGPAILPHFHHAFR, from the exons ATGGCCACCTTCCCCTGCCGGCTGTGCGGCCAGGCCTTCCTCACCCTGGAGAAGCTCACCGTGCACACCTACTCCCACGCCCGCGAGCGCCCCTACCAGTGCCTGCAGCCCGACTGCGGCAAGGCCTTCGTGTCCAGATACAAGCTAATGAG GCACATGGCCACGCACTCGCCCCAGAAGTCGCACCAGTGCGCCCACTGCGAGAAAACCTTCAACCGCAAGGACCACCTCAAGAACCACCTGCAGACGCACGACCCCAACAAGATGGCCTTCGGCTGCGCGCAGTGTGGGAAGAAGTACCACACGGCGCTGGGCTACAAGCGGCACCTGGCCCTGCACGCGGCCAGCGCCGGCGACCTCACCTGCGGTGTGTGCGCCCGCGAGCTGGGCACCCCCGAGGGGCTGCTGCACCACCTGAAGGCGCACGCCGAGGAGAAGGCGCGCGGCGGCGCCGCCAAGGAGAGGAAGCACCGGTGCGACCACTGCGAGCGTCGCTTCCACACCCGCAAGGATGTGCGGCGCCACCTGGTTGTGCACACGGGCTGCAAGGACTTTCTGTGCCAGTTCTGCGCCCAGAGGTTCGGGCGCAAGGACCACCTGATGCGGCACACCAAGAAGACGCACTCGCAGGAGCTTCTGCGCGAGGGGGCCCTGCAGGGCCCTCCCCTGGCCACCGGCCCCGCCGCCGGGCCCCTGCTGCCTCAGGGGGCCCCCGTCCCGCCCGGCCCGCTGCTGCCCGAGCCCCTGGCCCCCCAGCCGGCCCCGGGCCCCCCCCCACCAGCCTTCCAGAGCCCCAAGTACGAAGCCGGGTCTACCTCATTCTCCCCCCTGGCCGGCCCGCCGCCCAAGGCGGATGCTAAAGGGTTCGGCGCCATTGGTTTGCTGGAGGAACTGCCTCTGCAGGAGGCTCCGCCGCCTCCCAAGCTCATCCCGGGCTTTGAGTTGGCCAAGGGGGGTGCCGGCAAAGGGGCCGTGCCCAAGGAGCACCCCGTGGATGCTGTGAACGTGAACGTGAACCTGCCCCTGCCCGCCACTCTGGACCTCTCGCCCCTCCTGGGCTTCTGGCAGCTGCCCCCACCCGCCGGCCCCGCTGCCTTCGGCGCCAGCGCCCTGCCCCTGGGGCCGGCCGAGCCCCTGCCGCACCGGctgggctgtctggggcagcCGGAGCCGCCCCTGGCCTTGGGTGCCATGGGCCTGGGTCAGCTCCCCCTGGCCCCCCTGCCCCCCGTGTTCCCCACAGGCCCAGGCCCGGCCATCCTGCCTCATTTCCACCACGCCTTCAGATGA